CACCATCGGGCGCTGATGGCGATGGTGAACCTGGCGCTAAAGGTAGGCAATGAAAAACCGCAGGGCGCTAACTATACTGTTTCCTGCTATTTTGATCGGGCCATGCGTTTCGCCGCTGACGACGGAACGGTACGCATGATTCACGGGATCTATTTATCGAAGATGGGCAGGAAGCGCGACGCGTTGAAACGCTTCGAAGAGGCTCGCTCACTTTCCCAAGAAAATGCCAACATTCACTATAACCTGGGATTGCTGTATTTCGATTTGAAGGATTACGACAACGCCCTTTTAAACGCGCAGAAGGCTTACCAATTGGGATTCGAACTGCCGGGCCTGAAGAGCAAGCTTGTGGGGGTGGGGAAGTGGCGCGAGCCCGCTCCCATTAGCAAGGAGCCCCGGGCTGCAGAATAACGGACGGCGTTTCGTTCGAGTGTTTAGAACTTTCCGTGATGCAGGGATGCTTGCTAGAGCAGCCGTCTTTTTCCG
This sequence is a window from Burkholderiales bacterium. Protein-coding genes within it:
- a CDS encoding tetratricopeptide repeat protein is translated as MAMVNLALKVGNEKPQGANYTVSCYFDRAMRFAADDGTVRMIHGIYLSKMGRKRDALKRFEEARSLSQENANIHYNLGLLYFDLKDYDNALLNAQKAYQLGFELPGLKSKLVGVGKWREPAPISKEPRAAE